GCGATCGGCGTGACGATCGTGGCGGCAGGCACCTCAGCGCCGGAGTTCGCCACTTCTCTGGTGGCTGTCCTCCGCGGCCGGCATGGGATCTCCGCTGGCAACCTGATTGGCAGCGACATCTTCAACCTGCTGGGAGTCCTGGGCCTGGCCGCTACCATCCGTCCGATGACGGTGGACCCCAGCGTCTACAGCAGCTTATGGATGCTGGCCGGCATGGTGGCGCTGGTAGTCATCTTTCTGATGCGAACGGGCTGGTCGCTTTCCCGCTGGGAGGGCGCGCTCCTTGTGCTAATTAATTTGATCAGGTGGGTTCTGGATTTTCGCAGCTGAAAACCATTACCAACACATTGCGATGGATACGAGACAGGGGCGTTGAGCTCAGAGTGCGGGGACTTCAGGTTGAGTCCCGGAAAAGCGAGGCCGGGGCGGTGGGGGGGACCAGGATGCGCAGGGAGCGGGGGACGACTTCGAAGACCATAGGGGTGTGGCCGATGGGCTCCCCGTCCACCTGCACCGGGACCACCGGCCGGGTTTCGACCAGGACTTGGCGCCCGGTGAAGAACTTGACGGCCGGATCCTGGAGATGGCGTCCCCCGAACACGTTGATGAAGTGTCGCAGGGCCCACGGCAGCCCCATCCCCCGGAACACACAGATGTTGAGGTATCCGTCGTCCAACAGCGCCTGGGGGGCGATGCGGACCAGCCCGCCATACAGCTGGGCGTTGGCCACCAGCACCACCAGGGTGCGGCCCCGGATCCGGCGACGGCCGTCGATGAACACGGTGGCCCGCATGGCCGGGAAATCCCGGGCGATGAGGGCGGCGGCGATCAGGTAGGCCAGGGCCCCCAGGCGCTTGGTGCCCCGGTCCCGGGGCTCCATCTGTTGCGCCACCTGGGCATCCAGCCCGATGCCGGCCCAGAGCAGGAAGTAGCGCCCGTTCGCCCGTCCGACATCGATGAGGTGGATCCGCGCGGCCTCCAGGAGCTGGGCGGCCACCTGGACGCGTAATGGATGCACCAGGGGATAGGTGGGCAGGCCCAGCTGCCGGGCCCACACGTTCCCCGTTCCCACGGGCAGCACCCCCAGGGCGCTGGGCAACCCCACCAGGCCGTTGGCTACTTCGTTCACCGTGCCGTCTCCGCCGGCGGCCACCACCCAGTCGAACCCCTCCAGGGCGGCCTCATGGGCGAGCTCCGTGGCCATCCCGGGACGCTCGGTGATCCGTATGATCACGGACCATCCCCGGCCCTCCCATCTGCGCGCGACCGCCTGGATCTCCCGGGTCATCTCCCGGGGGCCTGCGGCCGGGTTGTAGATGATCATCACCCGTCGAGGCGGCTGCATCCGGGATCTCCCATCGAATTCGCCGAATGAATTCGGCCTTGGGAGGCCTTCGGCCAACGGTCGGCCTGCGCCGACCGAAAAACATCTTTTGCGTCGGCGGAGGCCGACGCTTAGCGCACAGCGCCTATAGAGGCCGATTTCAATCGGCGTGAAAGCCTTTGCGGCGGGGGCGGTTGCGCCGCCCCGGCGGCGCGGGCGCGACGGGGGTTTCGGAATCCGGCTCCTCCTCCGGCTGCTCCAGCTCCACCAGGTGCCGGATCCGCGCCTCCGGCGGGGTCTCCGCCAGCCCGATCACCCGCAATTGCTCCCGCAGCTCGAAGATCTGGTCTCGCAGGGCGGCGGCTTTTTCGAACTCCAGGGCCTGGGCAGCCCGCTTCATCTCCTTCTCCAGGGCGCGGATCAGCCGCTGCAGCTCCTCCTTCGGCATCGCCGGCGGCCGTCCGGCCGTCCCGGCCTCCTCTGCCACCATCTCCCGAACCCGATCCGTGAGGTCCCGCACCGCCTTCACGATGGAGCGGGGCTCGATGCCGTGGGCGCGATTGTAAGCCTCCTGGATCGCCCGCCGCCGGTTGGTCTCCTCGATGGCCCGGCGCATGGATTCGGTGATCCGGTCGGCGTAGAGGATGGCCGTCCCGTTCACATGGCGGGCCGCCCGCCCGATGGTCTGGATCAGCGCCGTCTCGCTGCGCAGGAAACCCTCCTGGTCCGCGTCCAGCACTGCCACCAGAGAGACCTCGGGGAGGTCCAGCCCCTCCCGCAGCAGGTTGATCCCCACCACCACATCGTAAACCCCCAGGCGGAGATCCCGGAGGATCTCCACGCGCTCCAGGGTGTCGATGTCCGCGTGCAGGTAGTGGGTGCGGATGCCCATCTCGTTGAGGTAATCCGAGAGCTCCTCGGCCAGGCGCTTGGTCAGGGTGGTGACCAAGGCTCGTTCCCCCCGGGCGACGCGCCGGCGGATCTCGCCGATGAGATCCTCGATCTGTCCTTTCGTCGGGCGCACCTCCACCACCGGGTCCAGGATGCCGGTGGGCCGGATCAGTTGCTCGACGACCTGCTCGGATTTCTCCAGCTCATATGGGCCCGGGGTAGCGGACATGAAGATCACCTGGCGGACCCGCCCTTCGAACTCCTCGAAGGTGAGGGGCCGGTTGTCCAGGGCTGAGGGGAGGCGGAAGCCGTATTCCACCAGCGTCTCCTTGCGGGAGCGATCCCCGTGATACATCCCCCGCAGCTGAGGGATGGTCATATGGGACTCGTCGATCACCACCAGGAAATCGTCGGGGAAGTAATCCAGCAGCGTCCACGGAGGCTCCCCCGGGGCCCGTCCGTCCAGGTGCCGGGAGTAGTTCTCGATGCCGTGGCAGTAGCCCACCTCCCGCAGCATCTCCAGGTCATAGAGGGTGCGCTGGCGGAGCCGCTCGGCCTCCAGGAGCTTGCCCTGGGCCCGCAGCTCCTCCAAGCGCTGGTGGAGCTCCTGTTCGATGGAAGCGATGGCCCGACGCAGCTTCTCCTCGGGGGTGACGAAGTGCTTGGCCGGGTAGATCTCCACCGTCTCGTGCAGGCGGAGCACCTCCCCGGTCAGGGGGTCGAACTCCACCAGGCGGTCGATCTCATCCCCCCAGAACTCGATGCGGATGGCCGTGTCCTGATAAGCGGGAAACACGTCCACCGTGTCCCCCCGCACCCGGAAGGTTCCCCGCCGGAAGTCGATGTCATTGCGCGTATACTGGATGTCCACCAGATGCCGCAGCAGGTTGTCCCGACGGCGGACCTGTCCGCGCTGCAGGCGGACGACTACCTGGCCCCAGTCATGGGGGTTGCCGATACCGTAGATGCAGGAGACGGAGGCCACGATGATCACGTCGCGTCGGGTGAAGAGGGCCTGGGTGGCCGCCAGGCGCAGCCGCTCGATCTCCTCGTTGATGCTGGTCTCCTTCTCGATGTAGGTGTCCGTCTGGGGGATGTAGGCCTCCGGCTGGTAGTAATCGTAGTAGCTGACGAAATACTCCACCGCGTTGCGGGGGAAGAACTCCCGGAACTCGGCGTAGAGCTGGGCGGCCAGGGTTTTGTTGTGGCTGATGACCAGGGTGGGCTTCTGAACCCGGGCGATGACGTGGGCGATGGTGAAGGTCTTGCCGGTGCCCGTGGCTCCCAACAACGTCTGGTAGCGATAGCCCCGGCGCAGGCCCTCCACCAGCTTCTCGATGGCCTGCGGCTGATCCCCTGTGGGCTCGAAAGGCGCCACCAGCTCAAAGCGTGTCATCCCCGCTCCTTTTCAATCTGTAGACCGAAATTCATTTCGACCACAAACTGCAGGAAGCCGTGACCCCGCGTCATCGAAGACAAAGGTTCGAGGCGAAAGCCTCTCCCACACAAAGCTCATCCTTCGCTCCCTAATTACGCCACCAAATCCGTCGCCCCTCATTGGGGCGGGCGCTTCTTTTATCGGGAAGCATAGCGGGCCGCCAGAACCGCGAGCACGAAGCGGGGCAAGGCGAGCATCCGCCGCCACCGCCACGGCTGGCGGATCAGCCGGTAGAGCCACTCCAGGCCGGCCTCCCGCATCCAGCGAGGGGCCCGGGGCACGACGCCGGCGATGAAATCAAAGGCCCCGCCGACCCCCATGGCGACCGGGATCCGGAGCGCCGGCTGGTGACGGGCGATCCAGAGATCCTGTTGTGGGGCCCCGTATGCGACGAAGAGGAGATCCGGTCGGGCCTCCTGCAGGCGCTCCCGGATCGCCGGGGCCTCCTCCGGCCGGGGGGAGCCCGCGAAGGTCCCGGCGAGGACCCAGCCCGGATAGCGGGCCTGCAGGACCTTCGCCGCGCGCTCCGCAACCCCTTCCGCGGCGCCCAGCAGGAACACCCGCCATCCCCGCTCCGCGGCCCGGGCGATCAGGGCCTCCATCAGATCCACTCCCGCCACCCGCTCCCGTAGGGGCTGTCCCAGCATCCTCCCGGCCCAGAGCAACCCGACGCCGTCCGGGACGTTCAGGCTGGATCCCTCCAGGACCCGGAAGAAGTCCGGGTTCCGACGGGCGTGCATGATGAACTCCGGGTTCACGGTGCAGACCTGATGTGACCCTCCCTCGGCGATGAAGGCCTCCACGAGCTCTAAGGCTTCGGCCAGGGTAACATCGTGCACCCGGACACTTAGGATGCGTCGGACCGGCGGCTGGATCATACCACGGATCCCGAGATGTGCCCTGGAAGTCCATCGGGTCCTGGCTTCGGATGATCTCCCCGAGATTATTATGACGCGGAGTCGCGGGGACGCGGCACGCCGCTCCGGCAGGGCCTTCGGGTCTCTCTGGATGCGGGGCAGATGAGGGCTTGGGGGATCCGTTCCCGGGCCATGTTCCGGATAAGCATCCTGAGGGCAATCCGGCGGGTCGCCCCCCTATCCGGCGATCCGCCAGGGGGCGGTGTAGACGTTCGCGCCCTCCGGGCGTAGGAAGCCGACCACCGTCATCCCGGCGGCGTGGGCCAGCTCCAGCGTCAGGCTGGAGGGGGCACCGAGGGCCGCCAGGATGGGGATGCCCGCCCGCAGCGTTTTCTGGGCGATCTCGAACCCGGCCCGTCCGCTCACCAGCATGATGGCGTGGGAGAGGGGGATCCGCCCGGCCCGCAGCGCCGCCCCGATGACCTTGTCCACCGCGTTGTGTCGCCCCACGTCCTCCCGCACCCAGAGCAGCTCGCCCGCCGGGTCGAAGATCGCCGCCGCATGCAGCCCACCGGTCCGATGGAAAAGGCGCTGGGCCTCGCGCATCCGCCGCGGCAGATCCACAAGGAGCGAGAGCGGGATCACCGGCTCATCCTCCGGCAGCGGGGGATAGCCCTGGACGAACACCGCTTCAACGGCCGCTTTCCCGCATACCCCGCAGCTGCTGGTCATATAGAAGTGACGGGTCAGCCGCTGCCGGTCAATCCCATGATCCGGAGGGAGCACAACCCGGACGGTGTGAGGGGCCGGGCGCTCCGAGGACAGCCCCGCGCGGATCCATCGAGGATCGTCGATCAGACCCTCCGTGTAGAGAAAGCCCAGGGCCAGGTCCTCATCGTCCCCCGGGGTCCGCATCGTGACCGCAACGGGGAGGACCTCCGCGCCTTCCGCATTGGGGAGGGCGATCTGGATCTCCAGGGGCTCCTCTGCGATCACGGCGTCTTCCTGTCGCTCCCGTCGCCCCGGGCGCAGGCCGGTGACCGGCCACGGCTTCCACATCCCGTTCCGCTCCATAGGTCCATCCTTTCCCGCGTCGCGGTCAGGAACTTGCATCCCCGTTCGCGCGCTCCACAAAGGCGAAGAGCCCTTTGTAAGCGGGGATGCCGGCCAGAGGCGAGCGGGCCTCGGGGGCCGCTAAGGCGTTCCCCTCGGGCCAGTGCACCTGAAGGGTGCCGGGCTTCACGTCGGCCAGGAAGACCCGGCCCCGCAGCTCCCCATGGGCGTTCCAGAGCCGGACGGGGTCCCCGGGCCGCAATCCCAATCGCGCTGCGTCGGCTGGATGCATCAGCACCGCGTCCCGCGGGAGGCCGTTGATGGGATCGATGTCCTCGTGGATCATGCTGTTGAACTGCTTCCCGCGCCGGGTGGCCACCCGGAACGCCCCCTCCGGGATGGATGTCCGCGGCAGCGGCACCGCCTTGAAGTGGGCCTTCCCATCCGGGGTGGGGAACTGCCAGCCGGCGCAAAGCAGCGGCCCACCATACTGGAACTGATCCCCTTTCTTCCGCAGATGCTGGATCCCGTCATACATCGGGATCACCCGGGCGATCTCCTCCCGGATGGCCTGGGTATCCGGGAAGCGAACCCGTTCGGCGAGCTCCGGCCGGACGCGGGCGGCCAGCTCTCCGAAGACCCACCATTCGGGACGGGCCTCGCCGATCCGCGGCCCCGGGATCTCCGGGCTGAAGATCACGCGGCGTTCGGTGGTGGTCTCGGTCACCCCACCCGGGCCTTCATAGCGGGTGGTCGCCGGGAGCAGGATCACCGCCTCCCCGGGTTCGAAGAACATCGGGGGCGAGAGCACGATGTCCATGTGCACCCGCAGGGGGATCCGCTCCAGGGCCTCGCGGACGAAATCGGGATCCGGCAGCACCTCATGGAAGTTGCCGCCCACGCTGAAGAGGAGGTCCAGCTCCCCGCGATGGGCCGCCTCGATCATCTCCGGAGCGGTGAGGCCGCGCGTGGCGGGGACCTCGAAGCCGTAGAGCGCGGAGAGGCGGCGGGCGTTCTCTTCGTTGATGGGGAGGCCGCCCGGGAAGGCAGTGGCGTAAGCGCCCATCTCCGCTCCGCCCTGGACCCCCGAGTGGCCCCGGATGGGCATCAGGCCGCATCCTTCCCGGCCGACGAAGCCCTTCATCAGGGCCAGGTTGATGATGGCGTGGACGTTGTCCTCGCCGTGGGTGTGCTGGGTGATCCCCATGCTCCAGACGAAAACCGCACGGTCCGCCTCCGCAACCATGCGGGCGAACTCCCTCATCTCCTCCCGGGAGAGCCCCGCACCCTCCTCCAGCTCCTCCCAAGAGAGACCCTGCAACATCGCCCGCAGCTCCTCGAAGCCTGCGGTGTGGTTGCGGATGAACGCCTCATCCATCCACCCCTGTTCGATCATGTGTTTGATCGCCCCGTGGATGAAGGCGATGTCGCCGCCCACCCGGACCTGGAAGAAGCGGTCGGTGATGCGGGTGCCGAAGAGGGCGCTCTCCAGGTCCGAGGGGACCCAGTAGCGCTCCATAGCCGGTTCCCGGTAGGGGTTGACCAGAGCCACACGGGTCCCGGCCTTGCGGGCGTAGTAGAGGTATTTCATCATCACCGGCTGGTTGTTGGCCACGTTGGAGCCGAAGAAGACGATGAGGTCGGTCCCGATGAGGTCGGTGTAGGAACACGTGGTGGCGGCCACGCCCAGGGCGGCCTTGAGGGCGAGGGTGCTCGGGGCATGGCAGATCCGGGCGGCGTTGTCGATGGAGTTGGTCCCCATGGCCCGCACGGCCTTCTGGGCCACGTAATAGGCCTCGTTGGGAAGGCCCCGACTCGTGAGGTAGAAGCCCAGGCGCTTCGGGGAGGTGCTGCGGATGAAGGCGGCCATGAGGTCCAGCGCCTCCTCCCAGGAGATCCGGCGGAAGCCCTGCTCGCCCCGGCGTCGGATCATCGGGTAGGGCAGCCGGCCCAGCGCCCGCAACGCCCGCGCGGATCGGGATC
This DNA window, taken from Thermoflexus hugenholtzii JAD2, encodes the following:
- a CDS encoding diacylglycerol/lipid kinase family protein: MQPPRRVMIIYNPAAGPREMTREIQAVARRWEGRGWSVIIRITERPGMATELAHEAALEGFDWVVAAGGDGTVNEVANGLVGLPSALGVLPVGTGNVWARQLGLPTYPLVHPLRVQVAAQLLEAARIHLIDVGRANGRYFLLWAGIGLDAQVAQQMEPRDRGTKRLGALAYLIAAALIARDFPAMRATVFIDGRRRIRGRTLVVLVANAQLYGGLVRIAPQALLDDGYLNICVFRGMGLPWALRHFINVFGGRHLQDPAVKFFTGRQVLVETRPVVPVQVDGEPIGHTPMVFEVVPRSLRILVPPTAPASLFRDST
- a CDS encoding WecB/TagA/CpsF family glycosyltransferase, yielding MIQPPVRRILSVRVHDVTLAEALELVEAFIAEGGSHQVCTVNPEFIMHARRNPDFFRVLEGSSLNVPDGVGLLWAGRMLGQPLRERVAGVDLMEALIARAAERGWRVFLLGAAEGVAERAAKVLQARYPGWVLAGTFAGSPRPEEAPAIRERLQEARPDLLFVAYGAPQQDLWIARHQPALRIPVAMGVGGAFDFIAGVVPRAPRWMREAGLEWLYRLIRQPWRWRRMLALPRFVLAVLAARYASR
- the fdhD gene encoding formate dehydrogenase accessory sulfurtransferase FdhD, with the protein product MERNGMWKPWPVTGLRPGRRERQEDAVIAEEPLEIQIALPNAEGAEVLPVAVTMRTPGDDEDLALGFLYTEGLIDDPRWIRAGLSSERPAPHTVRVVLPPDHGIDRQRLTRHFYMTSSCGVCGKAAVEAVFVQGYPPLPEDEPVIPLSLLVDLPRRMREAQRLFHRTGGLHAAAIFDPAGELLWVREDVGRHNAVDKVIGAALRAGRIPLSHAIMLVSGRAGFEIAQKTLRAGIPILAALGAPSSLTLELAHAAGMTVVGFLRPEGANVYTAPWRIAG
- a CDS encoding FdhF/YdeP family oxidoreductase, encoding MGGVRKAVRWPARRPMPSLWASWKPLGIGEQRPNNYLEILRAIWENRGRLGYAWRVLNDGVCDGCALGTIGMRDWTITGIHLCNIRLRLLRLNTMPPLDVRLLADVEALRSRSARALRALGRLPYPMIRRRGEQGFRRISWEEALDLMAAFIRSTSPKRLGFYLTSRGLPNEAYYVAQKAVRAMGTNSIDNAARICHAPSTLALKAALGVAATTCSYTDLIGTDLIVFFGSNVANNQPVMMKYLYYARKAGTRVALVNPYREPAMERYWVPSDLESALFGTRITDRFFQVRVGGDIAFIHGAIKHMIEQGWMDEAFIRNHTAGFEELRAMLQGLSWEELEEGAGLSREEMREFARMVAEADRAVFVWSMGITQHTHGEDNVHAIINLALMKGFVGREGCGLMPIRGHSGVQGGAEMGAYATAFPGGLPINEENARRLSALYGFEVPATRGLTAPEMIEAAHRGELDLLFSVGGNFHEVLPDPDFVREALERIPLRVHMDIVLSPPMFFEPGEAVILLPATTRYEGPGGVTETTTERRVIFSPEIPGPRIGEARPEWWVFGELAARVRPELAERVRFPDTQAIREEIARVIPMYDGIQHLRKKGDQFQYGGPLLCAGWQFPTPDGKAHFKAVPLPRTSIPEGAFRVATRRGKQFNSMIHEDIDPINGLPRDAVLMHPADAARLGLRPGDPVRLWNAHGELRGRVFLADVKPGTLQVHWPEGNALAAPEARSPLAGIPAYKGLFAFVERANGDASS